The Gemmatimonadaceae bacterium genome window below encodes:
- the bchH gene encoding magnesium chelatase subunit H encodes MAADLRTAPRLKFVITTLDAHLADAFEGAKRGLADLPNVDVRMQIAADFSDPAAAERARRDIADANFIVCTQLFQEEYANAVLPAVLARRDAADAVLCALCTPELVKCTKLGKFDMSGGESRSPFSPISLLKKLRGSRGDGKSSGERQMSALRTLPNILKFIPGTAQDVRAYLLLIQYWLAGTDENIAQMIRYAIDRFAAGPRSVYKGALKPGQPITYPEVGVWHPALPDRGITERLDEVLKRSKGDQGTIGLLVGRSYLLAGNTAHYAAVVQALEARGLRVVAGFSSALDARPAIEKYFTDGKGKATIDAMINLTGFSLVGGPAYNDSVAAQKVLKELDVPYLTLQTLEFQTIEEWQRDARGLNPLQATLQIAIPELDGAIVPTVFGGKGPAVEGKPAASEPIPERVERVAERVAKLVAVRRKDRAQRKLAIILFNFPPNAGNTGSAAYLAVFPSLQRVLAELKEQGYTVELPSSVEELRERLTQGNRERYGAPANVHTRIPVDDHVRRERYLKEIESTWGPAPGKQLTDGQTLHIMGLQLGNVFVGVQPSFGWEGDPMRLLFEGGFAPTHAFSAFYRWLKEDYAADAVLHFGTHGALEFMPGKQSGLDNTCWPDRLIGDLPNVYLYASNNSSEGTLAKRRGNATLVSYLTPPVSNAGLYRGLADLKTSLDRWRQMDGGRAAEAASLRELVQQQAAAVELAKAEPVWTAEEADARVAEIREKLLELEYTLIPTGLHVVGEGMVPEARVDVLIEMARAGRPEADLPPIGETVVAGHGDKRTDDRTGAAVEAVVRRGVETLVHTGDLRGAQQAARAEAKTHGIRIHSEKEFDQHLLFLSCYDASLRDDREIEGILRALDMRYVEPAPGGDLLRNPQVLPSGRNIYGFDPYRVPSAAAMLEGRARAEQLLQKHKAETGEFPETIAVVLWGTDNMKSEGTPLAQVMALMGVVPRFDSVGRLTGARLLPLEQLGRPRIDCVITLSGIFRDLLPLQVKLLAEASQLCAAADEPEAMNSIRKHALETMRETGCTLEQAALRVFSNADGAYGSNVNLLIETGKWQDENELADLFVQRKGFAYGPDGKPQQQAALMKRALGKATLSFQGLDSVDLGATDIDQYVESLGGMTRVIAQQNDGKAPAVYVGDYGQGQGKVRTLKEQVELESRTKMLNPKWYESQIQYGYEGVRNITGHLTTTLGWSATGGQGTVPQWVYAEASKTFVLDEEMRRRLAEANPDAALGIAQRLLEANDRGYWQPDDATLEALRDAAAELEDRLEGVFG; translated from the coding sequence ATGGCCGCTGATCTCCGTACGGCGCCGCGCCTCAAGTTCGTGATCACCACCCTCGACGCGCATCTTGCCGATGCCTTCGAGGGCGCCAAACGCGGGCTCGCCGATCTGCCCAACGTCGATGTGCGCATGCAGATCGCGGCCGACTTCAGCGATCCAGCGGCTGCCGAACGCGCGCGGCGTGACATTGCCGATGCCAACTTCATCGTGTGCACGCAGCTCTTCCAGGAAGAGTACGCGAACGCGGTGCTGCCGGCCGTGCTGGCTCGTCGTGATGCCGCCGATGCGGTGCTCTGCGCGTTGTGCACGCCGGAACTGGTGAAATGCACGAAGCTGGGCAAGTTCGACATGTCGGGGGGCGAAAGCCGCTCGCCGTTCTCGCCGATCTCGCTGCTCAAGAAGCTCCGCGGCTCGCGCGGCGACGGGAAGAGCAGCGGTGAACGCCAGATGTCGGCGCTGCGGACGCTGCCGAACATTCTCAAGTTCATTCCGGGCACCGCGCAGGATGTGCGCGCGTACCTGCTGCTCATCCAGTACTGGCTTGCCGGTACCGATGAGAACATCGCGCAGATGATCCGCTACGCGATCGACCGCTTCGCGGCCGGTCCGCGCAGTGTGTACAAGGGGGCGCTCAAGCCCGGGCAGCCGATCACCTACCCCGAAGTCGGGGTGTGGCACCCGGCGCTCCCCGATCGCGGCATCACCGAGCGCCTCGACGAGGTCCTCAAGCGCAGCAAGGGCGACCAGGGCACGATCGGTCTCCTGGTGGGCCGCTCGTATCTCCTCGCCGGCAACACCGCGCACTATGCGGCGGTGGTGCAGGCGCTCGAAGCGCGCGGCCTGCGCGTCGTGGCCGGCTTCTCCAGTGCGCTCGACGCGCGACCGGCCATCGAGAAGTACTTCACCGACGGCAAGGGCAAGGCCACGATCGATGCCATGATCAATCTCACCGGCTTCTCGCTGGTGGGTGGTCCGGCGTACAACGATTCGGTGGCGGCGCAGAAGGTCCTCAAGGAACTCGACGTCCCGTACCTCACGCTGCAGACCCTTGAGTTCCAGACGATCGAGGAGTGGCAGCGCGACGCGCGCGGGCTCAATCCGCTCCAGGCCACCTTGCAGATCGCCATCCCTGAACTCGACGGCGCCATCGTGCCGACGGTGTTCGGCGGCAAGGGGCCGGCGGTGGAAGGCAAGCCGGCCGCCTCGGAGCCCATTCCGGAGCGCGTCGAACGCGTCGCGGAACGCGTGGCGAAGCTGGTGGCCGTGCGTCGCAAGGATCGCGCGCAGCGCAAGCTCGCCATCATTCTGTTCAACTTCCCGCCCAATGCCGGCAACACCGGCTCGGCGGCGTATCTCGCGGTATTCCCGTCGCTGCAGCGCGTGCTGGCCGAGCTCAAGGAGCAGGGCTACACGGTGGAGCTGCCCAGCAGCGTGGAGGAACTGCGCGAACGGCTCACGCAGGGCAATCGCGAGCGCTACGGTGCGCCGGCCAATGTGCACACGCGCATTCCGGTGGACGATCACGTGCGCCGCGAACGCTACCTCAAGGAAATCGAGAGCACCTGGGGGCCGGCCCCGGGCAAGCAGCTCACCGACGGCCAGACGCTCCACATCATGGGGCTCCAGCTCGGGAACGTCTTCGTGGGCGTGCAGCCCAGCTTTGGCTGGGAAGGCGACCCGATGCGGCTGCTCTTCGAAGGCGGCTTTGCGCCGACGCATGCGTTCAGCGCCTTCTACCGCTGGCTCAAGGAAGACTATGCGGCCGACGCTGTGCTGCACTTCGGCACGCACGGCGCGCTCGAGTTCATGCCCGGCAAGCAGAGTGGCCTCGACAACACCTGCTGGCCCGATCGCCTGATCGGCGATCTCCCGAACGTCTATCTCTACGCGTCGAACAACTCGTCGGAAGGCACGCTCGCCAAGCGCCGCGGCAACGCGACGCTGGTCAGCTACCTCACGCCGCCGGTGTCCAACGCGGGGCTGTATCGCGGGCTGGCCGATCTCAAGACGTCGCTCGATCGCTGGCGGCAGATGGACGGCGGCCGCGCGGCCGAAGCGGCGTCGCTGCGTGAACTGGTGCAGCAGCAGGCGGCGGCGGTGGAGCTCGCGAAGGCCGAACCGGTGTGGACGGCCGAGGAAGCCGATGCGCGGGTCGCCGAGATCCGCGAGAAACTGCTCGAGCTCGAGTACACGCTCATCCCCACCGGTCTGCATGTGGTGGGCGAAGGCATGGTCCCCGAAGCTCGCGTCGATGTCCTGATCGAGATGGCGCGCGCTGGGCGCCCGGAAGCCGACCTGCCCCCGATCGGTGAGACCGTGGTGGCAGGACATGGCGACAAGCGCACCGACGATCGGACCGGCGCCGCCGTTGAAGCCGTCGTACGCCGAGGCGTGGAAACGCTCGTGCACACGGGGGATCTGCGCGGTGCCCAGCAGGCGGCGCGCGCCGAAGCCAAGACGCACGGCATCCGCATCCATAGCGAGAAGGAGTTCGACCAGCACCTGCTGTTCCTCTCCTGCTACGACGCCTCGCTACGCGACGATCGCGAAATCGAAGGCATCCTGCGGGCGCTCGATATGCGCTACGTGGAGCCGGCGCCGGGCGGCGATCTGCTGCGCAATCCGCAGGTGCTGCCGAGCGGCCGCAATATCTACGGCTTCGACCCGTATCGCGTGCCGAGTGCGGCGGCGATGCTCGAAGGCCGCGCGCGCGCCGAACAGCTGCTGCAGAAGCACAAGGCGGAGACCGGGGAGTTCCCCGAGACGATCGCCGTCGTGCTCTGGGGCACCGACAACATGAAGAGCGAGGGCACGCCGCTGGCGCAGGTGATGGCGCTGATGGGCGTCGTCCCGCGTTTCGACAGCGTGGGGCGCCTGACCGGTGCGCGCCTGTTGCCGCTGGAACAGCTCGGCCGCCCGCGCATCGACTGCGTGATCACGCTCTCCGGCATCTTCCGGGACCTGCTGCCGCTGCAGGTCAAGCTCCTCGCCGAAGCGTCGCAGCTGTGCGCGGCGGCCGATGAGCCGGAGGCGATGAACAGCATTCGCAAGCACGCGCTCGAGACGATGCGGGAGACCGGCTGCACGCTCGAGCAGGCGGCGCTGCGCGTCTTCTCGAACGCCGATGGCGCCTACGGCTCGAACGTCAACCTGCTCATCGAAACGGGCAAGTGGCAGGACGAGAACGAGCTCGCCGATCTCTTTGTGCAGCGCAAGGGCTTTGCCTACGGCCCCGATGGCAAGCCGCAGCAGCAGGCGGCGCTCATGAAGCGGGCCCTCGGCAAGGCGACGCTCAGCTTCCAGGGGCTCGACTCGGTGGATCTCGGCGCCACCGACATCGACCAGTACGTGGAATCGCTCGGTGGCATGACGCGCGTGATCGCGCAGCAGAACGACGGCAAGGCGCCCGCGGTATACGTGGGTGACTACGGGCAGGGGCAGGGCAAGGTGCGCACGCTCAAGGAGCAGGTCGAGCTCGAGTCGCGCACCAAGATGCTCAACCCGAAGTGGTATGAAAGCCAGATCCAGTACGGCTACGAGGGCGTCCGCAACATCACGGGCCACCTCACCACCACGCTCGGCTGGTCGGCGACCGGCGGGCAGGGGACGGTGCCGCAGTGGGTCTACGCCGAAGCATCAAAGACGTTCGTGCTCGACGAGGAGATGCGCCGCCGGCTGGCGGAAGCGAATCCGGACGCGGCGCTGGGGATTGCGCAGCGCCTGCTCGAAGCGAACGATCGCGGGTACTGGCAGCCGGATGATGCAACGCTCGAGGCGTTGCGTGATGCGGCGGCTGAACTGGAGGACCGCCTGGAGGGCGTATTCGGATGA